One segment of Allorhodopirellula heiligendammensis DNA contains the following:
- a CDS encoding diacylglycerol/lipid kinase family protein: MKQLVFYNQSAGKSAQLDSLRDSLSAHDTTWVELTRDVEIAHEIHEFLTTGGQTVIAAGGDGTVHAVVNGMMQIEHSKRPKMAIVPLGTANDFAGTLHIPDEIKDAVAVIHHGATTAIDVVRIRGEGLDRYYSNVAAGGNCVRVSEELTDEIKARWGALCYLRGAIGVLADMQSYRITADLDDQRIENLDTWAVLIANGKTNAGRIEVAPHASPSDGMFDVIIIRDGTVLDMVDIVAKNLTGQFLESEQVLFRKAKRIRLQSNPPMRFTLDGELIDEQPIEFEVIPGAIDTFVGPEFQG, encoded by the coding sequence ATGAAACAGCTCGTTTTTTACAATCAGAGTGCCGGTAAATCCGCTCAGCTTGATTCCTTGCGTGACTCACTCAGTGCCCACGATACCACCTGGGTAGAACTCACTCGCGATGTTGAGATTGCCCATGAAATTCACGAGTTCTTAACGACGGGCGGTCAGACGGTGATTGCCGCGGGCGGCGATGGAACGGTGCATGCAGTCGTCAATGGCATGATGCAGATCGAACACAGCAAACGCCCGAAAATGGCGATCGTACCGCTCGGCACAGCCAATGATTTTGCCGGCACATTACATATCCCAGACGAGATCAAAGACGCCGTGGCGGTTATTCATCACGGTGCCACAACCGCGATCGACGTCGTGCGGATCCGCGGAGAAGGGCTGGACCGGTACTACTCCAACGTCGCCGCGGGCGGCAACTGTGTCCGCGTTTCCGAGGAGCTCACCGACGAGATTAAAGCACGCTGGGGAGCGTTATGTTACCTACGCGGGGCCATCGGCGTCTTGGCCGATATGCAGAGCTATCGCATCACCGCGGACCTTGATGACCAGCGAATTGAAAATTTGGATACCTGGGCGGTATTGATCGCCAACGGAAAGACCAATGCCGGACGGATCGAGGTCGCCCCTCATGCTTCGCCGTCTGATGGCATGTTCGACGTCATCATCATTCGTGATGGTACGGTCCTGGATATGGTAGACATTGTTGCGAAAAACCTCACAGGACAATTTCTCGAAAGCGAGCAGGTTCTGTTTCGCAAGGCCAAACGGATCCGCCTGCAATCAAACCCGCCGATGCGGTTCACCCTCGACGGTGAATTGATCGACGAGCAGCCCATCGAGTTCGAAGTCATCCCCGGCGCGATCGATACCTTCGTAGGTCCCGAGTTCCAAGGTTAA
- a CDS encoding arylsulfatase codes for MRPRSLCLTTAAWLFLGVLAISVSSLAVAEDRPNIIYILADDMGYSDIGCYGSEISTPNLDTLAAHGIRFTQFYNTARCCPTRASLISGLYPHQAGVGHMMEDRGYPGYRGELNRHCVTIPEALKEAGYRSYMSGKWHVTAKINPQAEADKANWPMQRGFDRFYGTIHGAGSFFDPNTLTRDNDYISPFNDSQYGKEDWPGETFYYTDAIADHASRFIRQHDAQTGDQPFFLYVAFTAAHWPMHALPQDIAKYQGAYDAGYDAVRRARYQRMLDLGVIDASSTVNWEIEDAWKETDHWDWDKRNMEVYAAMIDSMDQGIGRIVQSLQDTGQFDNTLICFLQDNGGCAEGYGRGGVGVERAEQPTLAALPAAYLQPDMTPKQSRDGFVMRTGKGAMAGPADTAIGYGRGWATVSNTPFREYKHWTHEGGISTPLIAHWPAKIKRQGELETTPGHLIDLMATAVDVSGATYPATFHNGKKIKPMEGKSLTPLFASDADTRKKFDREAIYWEHEGNRAIRAGDYKLVAKGVKGEWELYNIANDRSEQNNLSAEMPEQVEKLAAMWQAYAERANVLPLNPQKKRNKQH; via the coding sequence ATGCGTCCGCGCTCATTGTGTCTGACTACTGCGGCCTGGCTGTTCTTAGGCGTCCTGGCAATCTCCGTTTCTTCTCTGGCGGTTGCGGAGGATCGTCCGAACATCATCTATATTCTCGCCGATGACATGGGGTACTCCGATATCGGTTGTTACGGGAGCGAGATCAGTACACCAAACCTCGACACATTGGCGGCCCACGGAATTCGATTCACTCAGTTCTACAACACTGCCCGCTGCTGCCCGACACGCGCAAGTTTGATCAGCGGTCTGTATCCGCACCAAGCAGGCGTCGGGCACATGATGGAAGATCGAGGCTACCCGGGCTATCGAGGTGAGCTCAATCGCCATTGTGTAACCATTCCCGAAGCACTCAAGGAGGCGGGATATCGATCCTACATGTCAGGCAAATGGCATGTGACGGCCAAGATCAACCCGCAAGCAGAGGCGGATAAGGCGAATTGGCCCATGCAGCGTGGTTTCGACCGATTCTATGGAACCATCCATGGGGCCGGAAGCTTCTTCGACCCAAATACACTAACGCGTGATAATGATTACATTTCGCCGTTCAATGATTCCCAATACGGCAAAGAAGATTGGCCGGGCGAAACATTTTATTACACCGATGCGATCGCCGATCACGCATCACGCTTTATCCGACAGCACGACGCTCAAACGGGAGATCAGCCATTCTTTCTGTATGTTGCTTTCACCGCGGCCCATTGGCCAATGCATGCATTGCCTCAGGATATTGCTAAATACCAGGGTGCCTATGATGCTGGCTACGACGCTGTCCGGCGCGCTCGCTACCAGCGGATGTTGGACCTCGGCGTGATAGATGCGAGCAGCACGGTCAACTGGGAAATTGAGGATGCTTGGAAGGAAACTGACCATTGGGACTGGGACAAGCGAAACATGGAAGTCTACGCAGCGATGATCGACTCCATGGATCAAGGCATCGGCCGAATCGTGCAGTCTCTCCAGGACACCGGGCAATTCGACAATACCCTGATCTGTTTTTTGCAGGACAACGGCGGATGTGCCGAAGGGTATGGACGTGGTGGCGTGGGTGTGGAGCGGGCCGAGCAACCAACCCTGGCGGCGCTACCAGCAGCCTATCTTCAACCTGATATGACACCGAAACAGTCGCGTGACGGCTTCGTCATGCGAACGGGAAAGGGCGCAATGGCGGGACCGGCTGACACGGCGATCGGGTATGGACGGGGCTGGGCGACCGTGTCCAACACGCCATTTCGCGAGTACAAGCACTGGACCCATGAGGGCGGCATCTCGACGCCCTTGATCGCTCACTGGCCCGCCAAAATCAAGCGACAGGGTGAACTGGAGACGACACCGGGGCATCTCATCGACTTGATGGCGACCGCTGTCGATGTTTCTGGTGCGACCTACCCGGCGACGTTTCACAATGGAAAGAAGATCAAGCCAATGGAAGGCAAAAGCTTGACACCCTTGTTTGCAAGTGATGCCGACACTCGCAAAAAGTTCGATCGCGAGGCGATCTACTGGGAGCACGAAGGCAACCGTGCCATTCGTGCTGGTGACTACAAACTAGTCGCGAAGGGCGTGAAAGGAGAATGGGAACTCTACAACATTGCCAATGATCGAAGTGAGCAGAACAACTTGAGTGCTGAAATGCCCGAGCAGGTTGAAAAACTTGCTGCGATGTGGCAGGCCTATGCCGAGCGTGCCAATGTCTTGCCACTGAACCCACAAAAAAAGCGGAACAAGCAGCACTAA
- a CDS encoding sulfatase family protein: MLRYFAMTLALAASNAFISQTLYSTSLKAESGDPPNIVLIFTDDMGYGDLSSFSETPIKTPNIDKLAAAGTRFTDFYVSQAVCTASRASLLTGCYANRVGLAGALNHTSTNGINADEELLPELLRSQGYATAILGKWHLGMPPAFSPTRNGFDEWFGIPYSNDNTKYHPVLSDSMPPLPLYDGEQVVETDPDQALFTKRFTQRAVAFIDQHRDRPFFLYVPHPMPHVPIFASDEFRGKSATGLYGDVIEEIDASVGQIVDAIDRNELTDKTLVIFANDNGPFLSYGTHAGSSGVLREGKLTAFEGGVRVPAIMRWPGKIAAGRTCDTPMMSIDLLPTLCSLAGAELPRKQIDGVNIEATLRGESNNMPHESLVFYSGSELHAIRSGRWKLHFPHPYLTPRDDLRADGKPAGHGKLKPMSITASGVEGIASRHGYRVEQLPLSLYDLSNDIGETKNVATDYPEVVLALTELAEPYREELGDSLTQHVGKAIRAAGQRTSQTDEHSPR; the protein is encoded by the coding sequence ATGCTCAGGTACTTTGCGATGACGCTGGCCCTCGCCGCCAGCAACGCATTCATCTCACAAACGCTGTATTCAACGTCACTGAAAGCAGAGTCCGGCGATCCTCCCAACATCGTCTTGATATTCACCGATGACATGGGCTACGGCGACCTGAGTTCGTTTTCTGAAACACCGATCAAGACACCCAATATTGACAAGCTCGCCGCAGCGGGGACACGGTTCACGGATTTCTATGTTTCCCAAGCCGTTTGCACAGCGTCACGCGCCTCGCTTTTAACAGGATGCTATGCAAACCGTGTTGGTTTGGCGGGAGCGCTCAATCACACCAGTACGAATGGAATTAATGCAGATGAAGAGTTGTTGCCAGAGCTGCTGCGGTCGCAAGGGTATGCCACAGCCATTCTAGGGAAATGGCACCTCGGAATGCCACCGGCCTTCAGTCCTACGCGGAATGGATTCGATGAGTGGTTCGGTATTCCCTATTCAAATGACAATACCAAGTACCATCCTGTCCTGTCTGACAGTATGCCGCCGCTGCCGCTCTACGATGGGGAACAAGTCGTCGAAACCGATCCCGATCAAGCACTGTTCACCAAACGATTCACTCAGCGGGCAGTCGCGTTCATCGACCAGCATCGCGATCGTCCGTTTTTTCTGTATGTGCCACATCCGATGCCGCATGTGCCGATATTTGCTTCGGACGAATTTCGCGGGAAGTCGGCAACGGGACTGTATGGTGATGTGATTGAAGAGATCGATGCGTCTGTAGGTCAGATTGTTGACGCGATTGATCGAAATGAACTCACTGACAAGACCCTCGTTATCTTCGCCAACGATAACGGGCCATTCCTAAGCTACGGGACACATGCAGGTAGTTCAGGAGTCTTGCGAGAGGGCAAGCTGACAGCGTTCGAGGGTGGCGTCCGCGTACCAGCGATCATGCGCTGGCCGGGGAAGATTGCTGCCGGGCGGACTTGTGACACGCCAATGATGTCGATCGATCTACTGCCGACGCTGTGCAGTTTGGCTGGTGCCGAGCTGCCTCGGAAGCAGATCGACGGAGTGAATATCGAGGCGACCCTGCGAGGAGAGTCAAATAACATGCCGCATGAGTCGTTGGTTTTCTATAGCGGAAGCGAACTCCATGCGATTCGCTCAGGGCGTTGGAAGTTGCATTTTCCGCACCCGTACCTAACCCCTCGTGACGACCTTCGAGCGGACGGAAAACCAGCGGGGCATGGAAAGCTCAAGCCGATGTCGATCACTGCGAGTGGCGTCGAAGGCATTGCTAGTAGGCACGGGTACCGTGTCGAGCAGTTACCACTCTCGCTGTATGACCTGTCTAATGACATCGGCGAAACCAAAAATGTGGCCACTGATTATCCGGAAGTGGTGTTGGCGCTCACAGAGCTGGCCGAGCCATACCGCGAGGAGTTGGGCGATTCATTGACCCAGCATGTCGGCAAGGCAATCCGAGCGGCGGGGCAGCGTACCTCCCAGACTGACGAGCACTCCCCACGCTAA
- a CDS encoding tRNA modification GTPase, whose product MASPLAPAPRGIVRLSGDSVVPILQRVELLRQDHGDPRSRRFSASLDLGDCLGRLDLDVLLWPTPRSYTGQPAAELHLIGSLPLLDAVVDRLIGAGARAARAGEFTMRAFLAGRMDLPQAEAVLGVIDAEDPNTLNQALSQLAGNLSRPLQAARSELLDLLADVEAGLDFVDEDIEFVEDAHLLERLGEVRERLAAIATQLRDRSASRSELEIVLRGLPNAGKSCLLNALSGGEHAIVTEEAGTTRDSISVSFAVNGHPVRMTDTAGIEWRAEHELDSAVLAKAQLQAIEAASRADVCLWCVDASDHDQAPAIEQLRHAVHTREGYKASIEHWVILTKTDLMSASPSWFDEVRALGVSLSMISTLTGDGMDSLRAQIAEAAERRDPTETGGVIGTAARCRDSLTAAGLAIGSAIDMTQLQAGHELVAAEIRAAASAIGDVTGEVYTDDLLDRVFSRFCIGK is encoded by the coding sequence ATCGCCTCTCCGCTCGCTCCTGCGCCACGCGGTATCGTGCGTCTCTCGGGTGACTCTGTCGTGCCGATTTTGCAACGCGTGGAGTTATTGCGTCAGGACCATGGCGACCCACGTTCGCGGCGCTTCTCTGCGTCGCTGGACCTGGGCGACTGCCTGGGACGACTCGATCTCGACGTGCTGTTGTGGCCGACCCCACGCAGCTACACCGGCCAGCCCGCTGCCGAGCTGCACCTAATTGGATCGCTACCGCTGCTCGATGCCGTCGTCGATCGATTGATCGGGGCAGGGGCGCGGGCGGCCCGCGCCGGTGAGTTCACGATGCGTGCGTTCCTCGCAGGACGAATGGATTTGCCGCAGGCCGAGGCAGTGCTCGGGGTGATCGATGCCGAAGATCCGAACACCCTCAATCAGGCACTCTCGCAGTTGGCTGGAAATCTGTCGCGGCCCCTCCAAGCGGCCCGCAGCGAGCTGCTCGACCTGCTTGCCGACGTTGAGGCCGGACTCGATTTCGTCGACGAGGATATCGAATTCGTAGAAGACGCCCATTTGCTCGAGCGGCTCGGTGAGGTTCGCGAGCGGCTCGCGGCGATCGCCACTCAGCTGCGTGATCGATCCGCCTCCCGGTCTGAACTGGAGATTGTGTTGCGTGGGCTCCCCAACGCCGGTAAAAGCTGCCTACTCAATGCACTCTCCGGCGGTGAGCATGCGATTGTCACCGAGGAGGCCGGCACCACTCGCGACAGCATCTCCGTAAGTTTCGCAGTCAATGGCCACCCGGTCCGCATGACCGACACGGCAGGGATCGAATGGCGGGCTGAACATGAACTTGACTCTGCCGTCCTAGCCAAGGCACAACTGCAGGCAATCGAGGCGGCATCACGGGCGGATGTTTGTTTGTGGTGCGTCGATGCGAGCGATCATGATCAAGCCCCTGCAATCGAGCAGCTGCGGCATGCCGTTCATACCCGCGAAGGTTACAAAGCATCGATCGAACACTGGGTCATCCTCACGAAGACGGATCTGATGTCGGCGTCGCCATCCTGGTTCGACGAGGTCCGTGCTTTGGGGGTCTCCCTCTCAATGATCAGTACGCTGACGGGCGACGGAATGGATTCACTCAGAGCTCAGATTGCAGAAGCCGCCGAGCGTCGCGATCCGACCGAAACCGGTGGCGTGATCGGCACCGCTGCCCGCTGTCGTGATTCACTCACCGCGGCCGGCCTCGCAATTGGCAGTGCAATCGACATGACACAATTGCAGGCGGGTCACGAACTCGTCGCTGCCGAGATTCGCGCCGCCGCATCGGCCATCGGGGACGTCACCGGCGAGGTCTACACCGACGATCTGCTCGATCGTGTGTTCAGCCGATTCTGCATCGGCAAATGA
- the queF gene encoding preQ(1) synthase codes for MNSQPSDFRDLLEVFDNPAPQRNFSIEHHCPEFTSVCPKTGQPDYGVIVFTYVPDQVCVELKSLKMYLQRFRNEGIFYEAVTNRILDDFVAVVQPRRLRVESRWTPRGGLNSNIIVEYPET; via the coding sequence GTGAATTCCCAGCCCTCTGATTTCCGTGATCTGTTGGAAGTATTCGACAATCCGGCTCCCCAGCGAAACTTTTCCATCGAGCACCACTGTCCTGAGTTCACGTCAGTGTGCCCGAAAACAGGACAACCGGACTACGGCGTGATCGTGTTCACCTACGTACCTGATCAGGTCTGCGTCGAGCTGAAGAGCCTGAAAATGTATTTGCAGCGTTTTCGCAACGAGGGAATTTTCTACGAAGCGGTCACCAATCGTATCCTCGATGATTTCGTCGCCGTCGTCCAACCACGCCGCTTGCGGGTGGAAAGTCGCTGGACACCGCGTGGCGGGCTCAACAGTAATATCATCGTCGAATATCCGGAAACCTAG
- a CDS encoding sulfatase family protein — protein MFRVTSIASFMLCLLAICQGTNAASPRPNIVFVLCDDLGYGDVQCLNLEHGKIATPSVDKLAAAGMVFTDAHAGSSVCTPTRYGLMTGRYSWRTELQSGVVQGFAPDLVAEDRPTVASFLKSQGYHTGIVGKWHLNFQYLDPVTGTALNRKDGLAPVGSRIPDGPIHRGFDFFHGFHHARNMKCVVENDQVIEHDDEINMLPRLEREAVNYIGARAADSAQTPFFLYVPFGSPHTPIVPSKAWQGKSGLGDYADFVMQTDAAVGKIADALQQAGLAENTMFVFSSDNGCSRAAGIAQLAKLGHQVSAGYRGSKADLWDGGHRIPFIVRWPGQVAAGSTCDQTICLTDLFATLSELTGETLPAGSAEDSVSFLPALSGEPIASTRDGVIHHSISGHFGYRQGKWKLLLAKGSGGWSSPTEKQVAADSPIAQLYDMESDPAETTNQYASQPEVAARLIALLKADIARGRSTTGPESRNDTDNIKLWKSGTQR, from the coding sequence ATGTTCAGAGTGACGTCGATTGCCAGCTTCATGCTGTGTCTATTAGCAATCTGCCAAGGCACAAATGCGGCCAGTCCGCGACCTAACATTGTCTTTGTTCTATGCGATGACCTCGGCTATGGGGATGTCCAGTGCTTGAACCTCGAGCATGGAAAAATCGCGACGCCCTCGGTCGATAAACTTGCTGCCGCAGGCATGGTCTTCACCGACGCGCACGCGGGATCGTCGGTTTGTACCCCCACCCGCTACGGTCTGATGACGGGGCGGTATAGTTGGAGAACCGAGTTACAGAGCGGAGTGGTGCAGGGATTCGCTCCCGACCTCGTCGCCGAAGATCGGCCAACCGTTGCGAGCTTTTTGAAATCACAGGGCTACCACACGGGCATAGTTGGCAAATGGCACTTGAATTTTCAGTACCTCGATCCGGTGACCGGCACCGCGCTCAACAGGAAAGACGGATTGGCGCCGGTTGGGTCTCGGATTCCGGATGGCCCGATCCATCGTGGATTCGATTTCTTTCATGGGTTCCATCATGCCCGGAACATGAAATGTGTGGTGGAGAATGATCAGGTAATCGAGCACGATGATGAGATCAACATGCTGCCGCGATTAGAACGCGAGGCGGTGAACTACATTGGTGCGCGCGCTGCTGATTCCGCGCAGACACCTTTCTTTCTCTATGTTCCGTTCGGTTCTCCGCATACCCCGATCGTGCCTTCGAAAGCATGGCAGGGCAAGAGTGGGCTCGGCGACTACGCAGATTTTGTGATGCAGACCGATGCTGCGGTTGGGAAAATAGCTGATGCACTGCAGCAGGCCGGGTTGGCCGAGAACACAATGTTCGTCTTCAGTAGCGATAACGGATGCTCGCGAGCTGCGGGTATCGCGCAGCTGGCCAAGTTGGGGCACCAGGTGAGTGCGGGGTATCGAGGTTCAAAAGCAGATTTATGGGACGGCGGACATCGCATTCCATTTATCGTCCGCTGGCCGGGTCAGGTCGCCGCAGGTTCGACGTGCGATCAGACCATCTGCCTAACGGATTTGTTTGCGACACTGTCGGAGTTGACCGGTGAAACCTTGCCAGCGGGCAGTGCCGAGGACAGCGTCAGCTTTCTCCCTGCATTGTCGGGGGAACCGATCGCATCCACCCGCGATGGCGTGATCCATCACTCGATCAGCGGACATTTCGGCTATCGCCAAGGAAAGTGGAAACTGCTGCTGGCGAAGGGATCAGGTGGCTGGAGCTCACCCACCGAAAAGCAGGTCGCCGCTGACAGTCCCATCGCTCAACTTTATGATATGGAGAGCGACCCGGCGGAGACGACGAATCAATACGCTTCCCAGCCCGAGGTGGCCGCCCGGTTGATCGCGCTGCTGAAAGCTGACATCGCCCGTGGTCGCAGTACCACCGGACCAGAATCTCGGAACGATACCGACAATATCAAACTTTGGAAGAGCGGCACTCAGCGGTAA
- a CDS encoding cysteine desulfurase family protein, with product MSLIYLDFNRTTPMAPSVIESMQAFWSTHFMLPSQSHVHASAVSEAIETARENVSMLLGCDPFEVVFTSGGTEANNLGVLGAAMICHAGSDPRDHAPGFPCSSHVPPPHALVSEVEDESVIAAAKHLQLLGWRVDWVPCDSQGVVSVEAFASRFEPTTRLACLQLANPVVGTIQPIRELADRSHSRGIRIHCDATAAVGRVPVDVRELRVDTLSVSAHRFYGPKGSGALFVRRGLDMNPISFGESREMGLRAGSENVPGIVGLGAAAAMTARCVDEAQATLQELCERLVEGLRATLDSRIEVLAEHVARLPNTVAIELATEAKRIQRTARQIVVAAAQSKSPPDEITRVLRAIGKSEQQIGCTLRFSVGWTTSREQIDRAVDLVADACEYASRA from the coding sequence GTGTCGCTAATTTACCTGGACTTCAATCGAACGACGCCGATGGCCCCCTCGGTCATCGAGTCCATGCAGGCCTTTTGGTCAACGCATTTCATGCTGCCCTCGCAATCGCACGTGCACGCCTCGGCAGTGAGCGAAGCGATTGAAACTGCGCGAGAAAATGTTTCGATGCTGTTGGGGTGCGATCCATTCGAGGTCGTCTTTACCAGCGGTGGAACCGAGGCGAATAACCTCGGCGTGCTCGGGGCAGCGATGATCTGTCACGCGGGCAGCGATCCACGAGATCACGCCCCCGGTTTTCCTTGTAGTTCTCATGTACCACCACCGCACGCCTTGGTGTCTGAGGTTGAGGACGAATCGGTTATCGCGGCGGCCAAACACCTGCAGCTACTGGGGTGGCGGGTAGACTGGGTCCCCTGCGACAGCCAGGGAGTTGTGTCAGTAGAGGCGTTTGCATCGCGGTTCGAACCCACTACGCGTTTGGCGTGCCTGCAATTGGCTAATCCCGTGGTGGGTACGATCCAGCCGATTCGAGAGTTGGCCGATCGCAGCCACAGTCGGGGGATTCGTATTCACTGCGATGCCACGGCAGCAGTGGGACGCGTCCCAGTTGATGTGCGTGAATTGCGAGTAGATACGCTGTCCGTGAGTGCGCATAGGTTTTACGGCCCCAAGGGAAGTGGGGCGCTGTTCGTTCGCCGCGGCCTGGATATGAATCCGATTTCATTCGGGGAATCCAGGGAGATGGGATTGCGGGCCGGCAGCGAAAATGTACCGGGCATCGTCGGCCTCGGGGCCGCTGCGGCAATGACGGCGAGATGCGTCGATGAAGCTCAGGCGACGCTGCAAGAGCTCTGCGAGCGTCTGGTTGAGGGGTTGCGAGCGACGCTCGATAGTCGCATTGAAGTGCTCGCTGAGCATGTGGCTCGGCTACCCAATACTGTCGCCATCGAACTGGCCACCGAAGCAAAACGCATTCAAAGGACAGCGAGACAGATTGTTGTCGCCGCGGCACAGTCAAAGAGTCCGCCGGACGAAATCACTCGTGTGCTGCGCGCGATTGGTAAAAGCGAACAACAGATCGGATGCACATTGCGATTCTCCGTTGGGTGGACTACCAGCCGCGAGCAGATTGATCGCGCCGTCGACTTAGTGGCCGACGCCTGCGAATATGCCTCGCGCGCCTGA
- a CDS encoding SET domain-containing protein: protein MITLDKRRRKKLQAVVDKDYSYRSYWDEDVEVRTTGKCGHGVFAARQFLPGELVMEVTGQLISKKDYEGSEYVMDLDTKWYLEPSMPGAFMNHSCSPNCELIQLTKTSLGVVAICNIEAESQLTFDYAWEAFDWNPRCRCGARNCRGWVVAEDEVKKMKRLAKKHKKKSS from the coding sequence ATGATCACCTTGGACAAACGACGCCGAAAAAAACTGCAAGCCGTCGTCGATAAAGACTACTCCTACCGTTCTTACTGGGATGAGGACGTCGAGGTTCGCACGACTGGCAAATGTGGACACGGGGTATTTGCGGCACGTCAGTTCCTACCCGGTGAATTGGTGATGGAAGTGACTGGCCAATTGATTAGCAAAAAGGACTACGAAGGCAGCGAATACGTGATGGATTTGGATACCAAGTGGTATCTCGAACCCAGTATGCCGGGTGCGTTCATGAATCACTCCTGCAGCCCAAACTGCGAATTAATCCAGTTGACGAAAACGTCGCTGGGGGTAGTCGCGATTTGCAATATCGAAGCGGAATCGCAATTAACCTTCGATTACGCTTGGGAAGCGTTCGATTGGAATCCTCGCTGCCGCTGTGGCGCGCGGAATTGTCGTGGGTGGGTGGTGGCTGAGGATGAGGTCAAAAAGATGAAACGGCTGGCCAAAAAACACAAAAAGAAATCGAGCTAA
- the ruvX gene encoding Holliday junction resolvase RuvX — protein MNMPAPPIDNEFPSHGRIAAVDYGTVRIGIAVCDPDRILASPLEVHPVTQPDAGGYEADETYFQKLAAEERIAAWVVGLPIHCDGGESDKSVQARQFAIWLSQTTQLPTRLFDERFTTVAANQKIRQAKTTRKKTKQRIDAIAAQVLLESFLEACRYRGEIAGHDATEIAAGGDSLVD, from the coding sequence ATGAACATGCCAGCGCCCCCGATTGATAACGAATTTCCCAGCCACGGCCGGATTGCTGCTGTGGACTACGGCACGGTCCGAATTGGGATCGCGGTGTGCGATCCCGACCGGATTTTAGCCAGTCCACTGGAGGTGCACCCCGTCACCCAGCCCGATGCGGGTGGGTACGAGGCCGACGAGACCTATTTCCAAAAACTCGCTGCCGAAGAACGCATTGCTGCGTGGGTCGTCGGTTTACCGATCCACTGCGACGGTGGTGAAAGTGATAAAAGCGTTCAAGCTCGGCAGTTCGCCATCTGGCTGAGCCAAACCACCCAACTGCCAACAAGACTCTTTGACGAACGATTCACCACCGTCGCCGCGAATCAAAAGATCCGCCAAGCAAAAACGACCCGCAAGAAGACCAAACAGCGAATTGATGCGATCGCTGCTCAAGTGCTGCTCGAGTCATTCCTGGAAGCATGTCGCTACCGCGGCGAAATCGCTGGGCATGACGCAACTGAAATTGCTGCCGGCGGAGATTCCTTGGTAGATTGA